AGAACGTATAGGCATGGTAATAAAAGATGATACGGTAATAATTCTAGGCACTTTTAGCTTTAATAAATACTGCCAATTTTTCCATTAAAGTTATTCAAACCCGTTACCATATTCAGTTTAAATCACTTCGAATGTGAGCGATAATATTAACTTAAtactaattatcaataatgtgAGTATTATTGACCAATTTAGACACAACTTTTATTCAATgtagaaattaaataaaaaatacctatataattttcatcattacctacttcaattcAAGATCAATTCGTTCTTATTCAACTTCTCAATAAGAATAGTTCttactaaaattattattattaatcgacACAGTCATCATTTATTCACTCCAATAATACGTAGGCCTACTGTCTAACcaaaaaaattttcaaacattttttaaacAAGGTAAATGACTAGGTACGTAAGTTTGCTATACCATATTTGGGAAGGTTATTCATCACTATTCAACTTTTGGAGATAATAATTTGcaagttttaattatttcatcCGTTTTcaagaatttgaataaaaataaagtgCTTAGGTTGACTTGGCAACAGAACAAATCCAGTATAcgaatttcaaatgaattctcattgagaataatattgatcaCAAATCAGAGAAAAACCAGGTGCTTCTACATTTACAAAATTAGATGAAATAGAAAGGTTCTTTTTTACTTGAGGTGTTTCGTTGTATTAgggatttaataattattgatattagaggaattgaaataaatttcagtaGAGTGTTAAATAATGGGTGAAGTATCACTATCAATTGGACTGAGAAGTTCTAACAGAAATAATAGCTCTCAACATTGTAATATACTGAATAGAATAccgaatttgaatatttaattgaGAAATTGTCGACTAACTACTTAATACTTTGTACATCTAACTTGGTTAGCTACATAACTATACATCTAACTGATGTATGCATTAAAAAACCAAGAATCGATTTAGGCCAACTAAAGATACAAAACATTTTGGCATCGTGGTAAATCAATTTGCTTTGTGCTAAACTCTCATTAGTTTTCACATAATATGGTAACACAGATTCCTCTGAATTCGTTCTCCCAAATGTGGCAGGCTTCATCTCAAAAATTTTAACTGATACGGAAGTATCAAAAGCTTTGATACATGTAGCTTTCCTATTCCTGAATAACTGTTTCATAGAAAAAGCatgaatttcattttgaattaagaTTTTCAGTATCTAATCTATTCTTGAAATTGATGTTGAATTATGAATACCACTTCATTATAGTCaatatttttagtatttttataaGTCCATCAGAATGGATTAActtattccaaattttgatttagATTGTGTTCTATAACATTCATTCCATTTTTTAAAGTCTTGTACCGCTTGACGAAACGCCCAAATACTGGCTATTTGGGGGTCTCAGACTACACATACTATAATAGATGCATTGGAAGTCAGCATTTCGAATTAGGTAAATTTTGTTCTAGTTTAGCTCAAGGAGAAAGAAATAGCTCAATATttgtcttttttttctcttaatcaTCTAAATGATGGGTGTACAATTTGAGAATAAAGAATGTTGTGCGTTTTCTATAGCACGGTTTGATTGAATATCCACTTATCTTAAATTTGAGTCTAATTTTAACTGACACTTCCGAAACTATCAGAAATGTGCTATCCAGTAAATTAATCGTTTTGGATAAATGTACAATGAAGTGGCCAAATTGaacaattctataataatatatcaaatttcaatccaACAACTATTCGAGATACTTATTGAATCGGAAGATTATAAAgagattacaatattttatgaaaagagTAGACATTTTTTACTCTAATCCTAAGGTTTATCATAGCCAAATTCTCTGATTCAATACTTATTAAACTCTGTcccttcaaaatttcatttgaaatcttCCAAGAGTTACTATTAAATATTCTGAGCACAATTTTGGTGATACGTATACTGTATTTTCTtctagtcttcacattgatttTCGTATCACATCTTATCCTCTTTAACAAGCTCTcaaaaaagtaataattgattttgcGCATTCTGAATGAATTGCGCTCTTTATTATATGGTATACTTTTTTGAAGAAGATACAGTATGTCATAAGTTAGTATTACCATGTTTCTTCAAGTCCACtaaatgaaatatgattgatattattttgtaaaaaaacgTTTTCTCGAACAGGATATCATCCAGAGAAATCTGTGTTTGAACGGCAACTCTGTATATTTAATCAATTAGGCTCAAAAATTCCACCTGAACAATATATTCAACAACTAAGCTTagctttaaaaattaaaattatcaactCCTATTTATAAACTAACCActtgtcttgttttattgtttctGCACATTACAACCAATTTCTAAACGAACACTTTTTAATacgcacacacacacgcacacatcACACATTACGTGTTAGATTATATCTTTAAATGTGATACTTTAATTGAAAGCTTTATATTCCTGGATtgttgagaaattataataatagacagtacATGTAATCTGTAATTACACTTGCACACACCTTCACTCGGAATTTACATTGAATTGAAGGTCTTATTGCTTACATCTTGGCAAAATCactttatttatttcacaataattaacgTATGATAACGACTTGACACTACAGAATGCATGGAGAAGTGGAACTGATTACCTTCATCATTGAtgacaataattaaaattactcaaccatttctatttctataacaGCTTTGTAGCTAGAAAaattcactttttaaaaagCTAATTTCCAGTCTAAAACgcttaaaattaattttatcctTTCCACATTAATAGAGTGGTTTTGTAttatgaatcattattattacagtatcgtattattattagactataattattgtaaaaaataatcaagCAACACcaaatttacaattcaacaaCATTGATATGGAAGTATGTTTTAAAAGTTGTAACATTTGTTTATGCGAGCAAAAATAACAACATGCCACAAAAGTTTATATTTTTTGGCGCGGATCATACAACcagatcattatttatttattacatatgTACACTTGCACCTACCACAATCGAGTGAATATTCGCACCCTATGCTATGTCTTCTAAAATCTCTGAATTATTTGAGAAACTGTACAAATCTGGCTTCTTGTGAAGTGTAGTTAGGAGTATATTTGATTTCTGACACACTAGGAGTATAGGTACTTCAACTATGTCATTTACAGTAGAATATATGAGGTAACTAATTTTACAATTCCAGATTTACATTAAAGTCTTAGCTACAATTTACCTCACTTGTCatttttagtaattaaatttcaacaataaattaaaaatatattcgtGTTATAATCGATAACATTCTTATTAAATCTATACTTTTGAGAAAGGTTTATGGAGTTATTCAATAGATTAGTGATCCATTCATTTGATAATCATCATATCATGTTGAATGTAATGCAAGCTGTTAGAATTCTTATAGCTGctttctaacataaaataaggCTACTCTATTGACATTAGAACTGtattataaatatcaataattacagatttattcttgatacaattttcaatgtaagaaattaaaatcaaataataataattataatattatacttgtGAGTTTATAAAGATAATGTACTGTAAACTCTAAATATACAGTTGTTAGAGGATTTGAGGTAAAAAaagaatcataatattatttgaatgagtGTTATGGGATGAGTCATGGATGTAgaggaattataataatttgaagaaggCAGATCAAAAAAGTGAGAAATTAAGAAATGCATTGATGTTATGAACATTATCTAAGAATGAAGAGGTCCTTTTCTGTCACAAACAGtttaatttatttgcaaaatcgTCTTCTAAATTCAGCTTCTTGTCTGTTTCCAAGTCAAGGATTCCgcatttttaagtttttatttCGAACAGCTTAATGCTCAgcttaatttattgaatacctGAATAAACCTTACAATACCTTACTTTGAATTAATTATCTTAAGTTGTTGGAATTATTTTTCGTGTTTATCATTTCTTCACATTATTGgtaacaatattaaaaaatgtatatttaacaattcaattaatattatattattattaatcttatTTGGATTCTCATCCAGTAAATGCTTCTCCTAATTAATCAAAGTAGCCTACAGGAAAAATTCTTGAATACTGAATTGAAGAGTTATCTTCTTCTAAAATTTATAAGTAGGCCAATTGGGAAATTAAATTGTTATCGTcgtcataattatcattattattattattattgatttccaaaaacaatctaatttatATCAAATTGGTGTATAATAGAGCTTTCTCACTCCAATCTAGCCCATTTAATGgtaacattatttatttcacataTTTTACAATAGATATTACCAACTAAATAACTTATTTACATACTTATTCGCGATGAGTACTTATAAAGTGGAAACAATAGAACGTCTGTGGGATGATGTTCTCAAGAGATATCTTGGGAGAACTCATTCGATCAATAACCAATAGCAACAGGTTGAAAATAACGGGGTCTGTTTCAAAGAGGTTTGATTTCGATCATGTTTCAAAGGCTGATTTCGAAAGGTGTTTCAAAGGCTGATCGAGAATTAGCTTGATTTGTATTGCTCATTTTACTAGAATCGAATCTTCGACTATGatttaatcattgataataCGTTATGTGGTAATCAAAGACATTCATAGCTTGAGTAGCCTATATCAGTCATGATTTGAAAATAGTTTCTTTGTTGAGATCAATAATATgtctcaataattttgataaagttaatatttcattgacaatttatattttattataagaaGACTTTCAACGACAAAAAAAATGGCAAAACATTTACTTACGAGTAGTTGGGTCAGTTTTATCAGAGGCATCTAAGGCcatgaatttccaaaaaccaaaaGTTgagaaatcaatattatttgtctACGATATCCTATTTTCTCTACTCAAATATCTATTatccaagagaaaataatggTGAATCAGTGTTTGAACAATTACCCTGAATAAATTGCTTTTTGTCATAAATAGAATTCATATACTTCAAAAATCACATCATTAAACTGATTGGAAGGGGAAAAAAGACAAACTATAACACAAAataccttgtgctatttctctcccgaaTCTAGATACCGTATCCAACACTGTTTAAGTTGATACACCTTCGATTTCTTCAACAAAGTTATcaattcttgttttttttcaacagaaaaacaATAACATCAATAGGGTTAGTATAAAGTGTTACCTCATGGAAAACAACATGAATTTCTATGTATCTGTTGCTTTTGGAAGTGGTTGTATCTTTGAAATGGATGAATTAACAAAGACAATAATAACATCAATAGAGTTATATTATTAAGTGTTACGGCATGGAAAACAACATGAATTTCTATTTATCGGTTGCTTTTAAAAGTGGttgtatttttgaaatgaataaatcaacaagTGTTATTAGAATCTTGAGTTTTGAATGAGATGAGATGAACAAGAGCACATTCTAAGTAGTACAACATCATGAATAAACATTTCTCGTAGTGAgtatttataacaataattttcatcattcataaCGCTTAACTGTAGGATATGTAAAAATAGCTAAAATATATTACAGATCTAGAATTCACAATATTCtctattataattaaaacttttaattACTTTATAAAAACCACTTAATAATTCCTCAATCACAGAATTAttctaattatattattatgtatatgagctttctcaaataaatataatataatttgttatTGGTGTGAATGTGTGCGTGCAATCTCTAGCAGCAACCTAAAATGGACATACCAAGACTTTGTACTCGAACATGAGAGACACCGCAACAAAGACAAAGTAGAGCAGGAACATGGTGAAGCCCAGACTCTTGTTCATCTTCCAATGGAAGCAAGCAATCGACATTATAACAAAGAGGAGCATCAGGAAGAGGATGGAGATAGAGCACACCATTCCCACACTGTTCACCTCCACCGGAGTGCCGTATATCAGCCCATACAGCAACCAAGGCACTGGCAACCTACACACAAAAACACCCaacaatatatttaataataaaccatCTATCTATagcatataataataatcaatctctctatagtgaggtccacgttataatggcagtatttgattgacatgaAACTCTTGAAGAACTACAAAATGCAAAACAAACACAAAACTTAAAGCCTAATTCGACCTGTTGTAACGTACGGCTGTGAATCTTGGACGTCAAAAAAGAAGACAAAAACCATCtaggcgtttttgaaaggaaaatccGAAGAAAGATGCATGGTCCAgttaaagaaggagaggagtggaggagaagaaccaattcagagctcgaggcattgataaaaggccgaaatattgtaaaaattataaaggcGCAGTGGCTCAGGtggtttggacatatctgtaAAATGTATAAGAATAGAATGCCATAATATTCAAGGAGAAGCTACATTCaagaaggaagagaggaaggccgagaataaggtgggaagatgaagtgagagacgatctcaaaaataaaaatgggatgtagaggatggagacaattaacagaggaccgaaaagcgtggagagctgtagtggaggcggccaaagatcattgggctgtagtgctaaaaaaaatgttgattgacattggtgttgctatacttgtctatcatttgacgaagcagatagcgctatccttttctacctccgcaacgTTGGAATATTGTTTCTTAACAAATAACACATTAAATGTAATTAAATATATgcgatataattaattaacaacatattcaatctcaattattataaacattttatcattgaaaaaaatatattttcttgactaatagaatataattaattattttgaacaagaatgaacagttgatataaaATCAGATACGGTACACtagtatcagctatcctttctagaaggcagtggcaaggtagagaatcgacaacgctgttctttctccactgccattataacgtggacctcattatggTGAAGTTACTCCATGATTACATCAATTAGTCGATTCTTGTTCAAATACTTGTCAGCAGAAATAGCCAAcaatatgaattattcattaatttttacaGATAACGTAAAATCAGTCCGGAAAGAATATCATCAtgtttttgaatttgaacaagtttcaattcagttatttattatgattaataGATACTCAATTTCAAAAGTATAAGGGGCATCCAACAACCAAGAGCCATCAAGTACTGTGTTCGATGAATATCAGTCTTACTCTATGTGGTTGCGTACCGGTATCCATTCAAACATGAACGATTATTAAGGACGTTCTTGCCATTCAGCGTTGTCTTACACACGGACACCACTGTTGTCTCACTAGTGTTCCAATTTAGTATGGCTACTATGAGCCTATTGTTTCCCACAATTATTGTTTTCTACTGCACCAGTGCAAATTtactttattgaccgagcgaagtgaggtctaagattcaagtcgacggtttggcatttctcttaatgtttaaatgtttatatgttgcgcatttacggcgaaacgtggtaatagattttcatgaaatttgacaggtatgttccttttttaattgcgcgtcgacgtatatacaaggtttttagaattttgcatttcaaggataatataaaaggaaaaaggaacttccttcatacgccaatattagagtaaaaatcagactatagaattattgatcataaatcagctgataagtattatacagatgtgttgagaagccagtctattactgtactagccgtcaggctcgcttcgctcgccatatccatctagccagggggctgcgccccctggacccccgactggatcgtccaagaatgagatcagcaggctcgcttcgctcgcctgcatttttcatttgagcatttttatcatatgttaggacaatccagtcgggggtccagactaaacgtctggctaaacggatatggcgagcgaattgagcctgacggctagtaatataatattcccaggattgaagtagcagtgcccaatcaatttttccgcgataaatgcatttaatcttcaacttggtgccaacctaacaatgtcaactcaacttaatgccaacctgacaaaattattaatttagttgccagttaacaactgtttcgaagaggtactctatctagattatagttctatattaacattggtatggaaattttcaataataattaagagattgggagaagaagaatatacatgctaaaagatgaactttaaacccttaaaaacaacccttagagttagaatattgccaaaagatttcttagtgcgcctctaaagagccaactgaacattcctaccaaatttgaacgtttttggtccggtagatttttagttctgcgagtgagtgagtgagtcagtcagtcagtgagtgagtgagtgccatttcgcttttatatatatagatttccataaggtctatagtttcaatcaggtacttgtggatgagaatactgcgtgaggtctactgttcacagaactactagtttgtaGTCAAATAAGTATCAATAACAGCTACAGATTATGCACATCAGACGCATGATTCGGTGAATACTACTGTAGATCTACCAGTAGGCAAACCAAttttactagtagctctgtgaacagtagaccacacgcagtattctcatccacaagttaCCTGATTgtaactatagaccttatggaaatacagcaatagactggcttctccacacatctgtgtaattacttatcagctgatttataatgaataattctatagtctgatttttactctaatggcgtatgaaggaggcttctctttccttttatattatccttgaaatgcgaaatttcaaaaaaaaaactcttgtatatacgtcgacgcgcaattaaaaaaggaacatacctgtcaaatttcatgaaaatctattaccgcgtttcgccgtaaatgcacaaccaaagaccttaaagatgcatagactcacatgcagcgctagtgtcgtacttggaattgaaatccgccattgagggggcaacccataagattattacataccagtgccaccaatgcctttgtgatctatagtattacaaatatatttatataatatctcgtgctaaaataccccaatggcggccttcaatttcaagaaagagctatcattgggaagggataggcattgtgggtctatatctctttaaggtctttgtgcgcaacattcaaacatttaaacattaagagaaatgccaaaccgtcgacttgaatcttagacctcacttcgctcggtcaattgattaaaaaaatcgtAGATTCAACTTATCATCGCTTGATTAGTTTTTCTGGAGGAACTTGAATTCGTATCAACTCACCCAACAGTAACATCAAAAATGTTACTTCCAACAGAAGAAGACACGGCCATATCACCAAAGCCTTTCCTCGCGACAATGACACTGGTGATAAGATCTGGTATCGAAGTACCAGCGGCTAGAAATGTAAGTCCCATGACCTGAAACACAAAGTTTATTTTTGAATCGACTACTTTCAACGTCTCATGAGACTCTCACGAGCAAAGAGTATTACACTTCCTTTGGCACAAAAACTCGAACAGAAACGAGGTAAGAATCAATTGTTATGGTCATAATGctgaaaatgaacaaaataccGGTAGTACTGGTTATTCATTTTATCTCTGCTGTTTCAAGATTTTGTGAGAGTATGCGATTGAGAATAGTAGCCTATTTTGATCACTGCTATCAGTAGAGTGCTAACCAGGTCACATTCAAAGAGACTTATTAAGACTCTTATGAGCATAGAGTATAACTTTTTCTTTGACACAAGAAAAATCCCCGGAATGAAACGAGAAAGAACCCAATAATTTATCATGATCATAATGAACAAAATAGTAGTGGGTTTTCATTTTTTGGGGGAGGGGGAAATGAGGTTGAGGTTTATGGTATTTGGACCACAGTTTGTTATGAGTGAGATTGCAATCAAGGACATTTGATACAATGTGATACGATTGCAATGAAGGACGTTGCAATATAACCTTTTTCATTCTAAGAAATTATTGAGTGAGATGGATTTTATTCTTGATAATCCTAGAATGAGATAATAAACAGTATCAGCCTACGTTCTATGATCATAATGAACAAATTAGTACTTATTCGATATCTGCTTTTCACGATTTTGTGGGAGAGAGGTAGTGAATGGTAGATCTATCCCGATCACATCTTTCAGTGATTTGGGGACGGTAGTAATCAATGGCGTAATGTGAAGATGATTTCtaggaaaaatgaatattgagtgACATGGATTCTATTCTTGATTTAGTAACAGTCTACTTTTCTAAAGGAGTAATAGCTTAATGTAACGAAAACACAAATAGAAGCTGTCAACCACTTTTTGTGGTGACAAGAAAGCATTTGACatctttttttgtgtttttattttggAAAAATACCACATCACACAAAACTGAActgtaatgaataaatgaagttttatattgaaaactttagataccataattcaataaaatatgaaactaTTGTGAGAACTCATCATGAATTTAGGTAAATACAGTTGTTGATTAGTAACACAAtgtagaatagaaaataatgaagattGGTTACATTGCATTATAGATagttaattaatgaataatctgtattttccaaaaaaaaaataaaaattggagAAGTCAATTGGAGAAGTCGGTTGAGTGTTCTCATTTGAGTTGCAGCATACCATATAGTTTAGCATTGGTTTTcgtgataataatgatattatgtGCTAATAGTACGGCTGATGATTATTAGGAAAAACTGATGATTATCAAGAAATGTTGAATGATTATCTAATTGTATGTATAATCAGaaaagacaaaattgaaatt
The sequence above is drawn from the Nilaparvata lugens isolate BPH chromosome 2, ASM1435652v1, whole genome shotgun sequence genome and encodes:
- the LOC120349718 gene encoding sodium/potassium/calcium exchanger Nckx30C-like, coding for MALQDSKGKKFFPITFIGSILWIAAYSYLMVWWANVAGDTFSIPPEVMGLTFLAAGTSIPDLITSVIVARKGFGDMAVSSSVGSNIFDVTVGLPVPWLLYGLIYGTPVEVNSVGMVCSISILFLMLLFVIMSIACFHWKMNKSLGFTMFLLYFVFVAVSLMFEYKVLVCPF